Within Hydra vulgaris chromosome 02, alternate assembly HydraT2T_AEP, the genomic segment AttgaattgctaaaaaaattggaaaatgttTAGATATATCTGTTTTTAGAATTCCTTTTTGAATGTCATTGTTAAAGATATCTGTTAAGATGATGTTGCCTAGCAGAGTTGCTGATTTTAATGTAACTCTAGTAGGGCGATAGATCAAGAGTACAGCTCCTGCTTCAAAAATTGAATCAGAAATTCTTAATTTTGAAGTCGTTGTTATAGAGAAAACAGTTCATCTTAAAATCTCCGataagaaaattctttttttttcctattcctttctttaaaagatttcgttgaaaaaaaaatgtttaagttatACCATTcataatacattataaatacatcagAATCATTGTCATGTTTGCAAAAAAGAAGAAGCTAAGTCGTTGCCTGATGACAATATTGCAGATAAAGTTGAACCCAAAGATGAAGATATTCACATTGAAATTCCACTGTCGCAACGACAATCTACTCGACGGAAGTCTTCAGCAAATATTGCCGAATCGTTTTTAGAAGAGCGGGTATTTCCAGTTTTGAATATTTGCACtggttaaaaattaataaatgaaaaatcatTCAAAGCAAACGTATATTTTTCGTTGTTAAGATGCTGCAAAACGACAAGGTTTTCTTGGAGCACTGCGAAAAGAAAACTACACTTGAGTAAGGTTGTATCGTCATTCTTAACGATGTCACTTCTATAATCACCATTTACAACCAACCTGTTTGCCAAAAGActacacaaataaaaatttctatgaACAACAAAGTACGAACTATTTCTTACacgatttttataaaatgactaTGGCAAGAAAAAACTTCCAATAAACGATCACAACGGATATAAAAAGAGGAGTTATAAAAAACAGATTGTAATATTAAAATGGATATTACAGCCCGTTGAGTACAAATTATTAgacaacttgataaaaaaatattcagttaTACTACTCACGAATGTCagtattgtataataaaaatatgtacaatgtttacaataactagggtggaatgcaaaaagcaaacttgagtcaagttcaacttgaactttacattgtaaccaatagcggcagagtatgggttttcctctcaaaaaaaatactctgccgctattgacaacaaagtaaagttcaagtcgaacttgactcaagttcgtttcttgcattccacccctAACCTTTCAAAAAACTATTTGCTTGCTATTAGAATACAACCAGTTAAAATGCCCCGACTAAGGAAAAGTTCATTACATTTTTagtttagatgttttttttcgcaaaattatatttttcgatTGAAACCTGCTTTAATTCAAGCTAAAGTCAAATTGAAGCATTAtggttttaaacatatttttgttggGAGGTATTagaatgaatttaattttaggcACCATGTTTAAATAACCaatatttcactttttaaattttaaatttaatttaaatcctatgtaaatttatttactaaaatttaatgcGTCTTCTTCGAATCAtcgcttttatttttatatcttcaaatctttttttaagtttaaaaaaagatttctcaatgaattgttaaaaattagaaaaaaattgtattttgcaTAACAAATCTAATAAAGAGAGTAACACTGTTACCCTCTGTATCTGACAGGTTACTACAGTGGACGCCACCTCGGGTTACAATACAATTAATAACttagtaatataaataagaataaaaaaaggacgggaaaaaaaattaaattcaaatgaaattttaacatttttttcaaaaatacaacaataaaaacataaatagtactttatttaaaggaaatcattaaaaaaataaaaagtttaattttaaatatttgaaaatattttcacaaaaagcTAAATAAACCACATTTgcatatcatatatatttaaacatgtaaATCGCTGGATTTGTATCAAatgatttctaaattttttttgacacttgtttaaaagtttgagtatgatgttattaaaatgtgACATAAGTAAGACTTGcgtgtaaacaaaacaaataaaaactagaatttatactttaaaaacttgGATTCTACTCCATCCACTAATACCATCTCCATCTAAAACAAGCACATTACCATTAACACTAAAAAACACATCATAAGGATTTATAAAACTGCTTCCACCAAGCTCGGACAAAAATTTACCATTCTTATCAAATACTTTGACTGCATTATTACCcaaatcacaaattaaaatattgccaTCCTTATCCACCGCAACACCGCTTGGATTATTCAACTGTCTGGAATCACTGTCATCTTCACTAATACTAAAGATATGTTCCAGATTAGAAGAAAAAACGTGAACAAAGCCATCATCTGAATCAGATGCAATAActctattattaaaattgtCGTGGACAAGGTAATTAATTCCAGTAAGAGATCTATCACCTGCTACTGCAGCTGAACAGACTTCAACTAATTCTGTATTAAAACAgcgaatttttttattcatatctCCTACTTCACCAATGTATACATTATTGCTTTTAGAAACAGAAACACATGctggaaaataaaaatcagCATCAATCTTTTTCACATAGTTCCCAGTAATTTTATCATGATACTGAACTTTATTTCCATTAAGATCCGCAACCATAATCAAATTATCACCAAAAAATGCCATTCCTGCAGCCATGTTAATGTTTTCATCAGAAAATCCAATTTCTCCTATATCACGCTTGAATTGACCACTCTTGGCATCAATAGCCCGTATGTTTCGGTTAATCACCGTTGAGACATATATTGTGTCATCATCAGCAATTAAATGCTGACATTGTGAAAGTAGAAAATCTCCTTCGTTTATCTCTTCTTCGCCAATCTTTTGAACAAGCTTTGCTGTACTGTATTCCATTatttatgaaactaaaaaacaatgtaaaaaattttatatatacatacatactcacaccaaaatttatatatatatatatatatatatatatatatatatatatatatatatatatatatatatatatatatatatata encodes:
- the LOC105847254 gene encoding tripartite motif-containing protein 2; the protein is MEYSTAKLVQKIGEEEINEGDFLLSQCQHLIADDDTIYVSTVINRNIRAIDAKSGQFKRDIGEIGFSDENINMAAGMAFFGDNLIMVADLNGNKVQYHDKITGNYVKKIDADFYFPACVSVSKSNNVYIGEVGDMNKKIRCFNTELVEVCSAAVAGDRSLTGINYLVHDNFNNRVIASDSDDGFVHVFSSNLEHIFSISEDDSDSRQLNNPSGVAVDKDGNILICDLGNNAVKVFDKNGKFLSELGGSSFINPYDVFFSVNGNVLVLDGDGISGWSRIQVFKV